Proteins encoded within one genomic window of Sphaerotilus montanus:
- a CDS encoding SIR2 family protein gives MFESIEVLDIYNKNINILVGSGASANLFPTLALEIKDEKGDWETIETLATKFENNDEKRTALFMHYYNTCIFPVQRFSPSAVVDAKGLANLVNYEVFLTTLLGLLERRKDLNRKVNVFTTNYDGCLAHIADSLLMKGSYDFIVNDGTSGFHRRHLHAKNFNTFQCNTGIFERANYGIPQLNVIHLHGSVYWSRSGEKIEVNYRNNFTCLLNATTAGKIKEFSDYLSKKGGTTLNTPVVSFSRQQMDEFWSEYVKLPIVNPTKWKFHETVFEEHYYQMLRLLSYELEKPNSILITFGFSFADEHILKLVQRSLSNPQLQTFVCCYSQDGAKAMKEKFKQWKNVKVIGPPAGVKMDFTNFNKYVFSIKPEIYLPPEDDL, from the coding sequence ATGTTTGAGTCAATAGAGGTGCTGGACATATACAACAAGAATATCAATATTTTAGTTGGCTCAGGTGCTTCAGCTAACCTTTTTCCGACATTGGCATTGGAAATAAAGGATGAGAAGGGTGACTGGGAAACTATTGAAACGCTCGCCACTAAGTTCGAAAATAATGATGAGAAGCGTACTGCTCTATTCATGCACTACTACAACACGTGCATCTTCCCCGTGCAGCGGTTCTCACCATCTGCGGTGGTGGATGCAAAGGGCTTAGCCAATCTTGTGAATTACGAAGTTTTTTTAACAACTCTACTTGGATTATTGGAGAGAAGAAAAGATTTAAATCGGAAGGTTAATGTCTTTACGACAAACTATGATGGGTGCCTGGCCCACATCGCCGACAGCCTTCTCATGAAGGGATCATATGATTTTATTGTGAACGATGGTACTTCAGGTTTTCACAGGAGGCATTTGCATGCTAAAAATTTCAATACCTTTCAATGTAATACGGGGATATTTGAGCGCGCCAATTATGGTATACCCCAACTTAATGTTATCCACCTTCACGGCTCTGTATATTGGTCAAGGAGCGGTGAAAAGATTGAGGTCAATTATCGCAATAATTTTACATGCCTGCTCAATGCCACAACCGCTGGTAAGATTAAGGAATTCTCTGACTACCTGAGCAAGAAGGGCGGAACTACCTTAAATACACCAGTCGTGTCATTCAGTCGTCAGCAGATGGATGAATTCTGGAGCGAGTACGTCAAGCTTCCGATTGTGAATCCCACGAAATGGAAGTTTCACGAAACCGTCTTTGAAGAACACTACTACCAGATGCTCAGGCTCTTGAGTTATGAACTTGAGAAGCCCAATTCAATTCTTATAACCTTCGGATTTTCATTTGCGGATGAGCATATTCTGAAGCTTGTGCAACGCTCACTTTCAAATCCACAACTTCAGACATTTGTTTGCTGCTATAGCCAAGACGGTGCTAAAGCAATGAAGGAAAAATTTAAGCAATGGAAGAATGTCAAGGTAATCGGTCCACCTGCCGGAGTGAAGATGGATTTCACCAACTTTAACAAATATGTATTTTCCATTAAGCCTGAAATTTATCTTCCACCCGAGGACGATCTATGA
- a CDS encoding ATP-binding protein: MSIVVGEVIAVSGIRISLRIFEDSSQETIFYQGVKYRGVSIREHVIIQRGFIDIVCLVEGEYLDEKKLEAEAEKTIYVRKVDVRPIGYVVDDKFYEGVKYMPMIRDKASLLSEPMVGKIYGAEGKSYFSIGSMLKENIPINLPWTKLFNSHLGIFGNTGSGKSNTLTKLYTTLFNEKIQGLKNKSQFVIIDFNGEYTGGQILPAKDKQITVLDSKMGGQKFKIEGSHFWEAETLSLLFQATTNTQQPFLRRVLSGKEKFKDVPLKRYVEKTFEKAFSSGEAKADALELSREIARLVDCEPLQVHLKGITYYNKDKFFRHNNGMFYNSNGTGFEINIKPILNEHVDLDGIDPFKELILRCYLQLCSDVVLGYAQYEHIQPVLARAKSSITALRNVLEIVDVPPPGHLLHVISLKKCKNEIKKILPLLIAKNFYINHKNFENLKSPPTRTLHIIIDEAHNILSDQSTREHEIWKDYRLELFEEIIKEGRKYGVYLTLSSQRPADISPTIVSQIHNFFIHRLVNERDLILLDNTISTLDSSSKALIPTLAKGCCVVTGTAFDLPMILKITPLLKDQRPASDDVNLEELWGAPLA; encoded by the coding sequence ATGAGCATTGTTGTAGGTGAAGTTATCGCGGTCTCAGGCATTCGCATCTCTCTTCGCATCTTTGAAGACTCCAGCCAAGAAACGATTTTCTACCAAGGAGTGAAATACAGGGGTGTTTCCATCAGAGAGCATGTTATTATCCAGCGCGGCTTCATTGACATAGTTTGCCTTGTTGAAGGTGAATACCTTGATGAGAAGAAGTTAGAGGCGGAAGCCGAGAAAACAATCTATGTCCGAAAGGTGGATGTCCGCCCCATCGGGTATGTCGTAGACGACAAGTTCTATGAGGGCGTAAAGTACATGCCCATGATTAGGGACAAGGCATCTCTACTCAGTGAGCCAATGGTAGGCAAGATATATGGGGCCGAAGGGAAGAGTTATTTTTCCATCGGCTCCATGCTTAAGGAAAATATACCAATAAACCTGCCATGGACTAAGCTCTTCAACAGCCATCTTGGAATATTTGGTAATACTGGCAGTGGTAAATCCAACACACTAACCAAACTATACACGACTCTATTCAACGAAAAAATACAAGGTTTGAAGAACAAAAGTCAATTTGTCATCATTGACTTCAATGGCGAGTACACCGGTGGGCAGATTCTTCCCGCCAAAGACAAGCAAATCACCGTTCTTGATTCAAAGATGGGTGGGCAGAAGTTCAAGATTGAAGGCTCCCACTTTTGGGAAGCCGAAACACTGAGTTTGCTCTTTCAAGCCACGACGAATACCCAGCAGCCATTCCTTCGGCGTGTTCTGTCCGGCAAGGAAAAATTCAAAGATGTCCCGCTCAAGCGCTATGTTGAAAAGACTTTCGAGAAAGCTTTCAGCTCGGGGGAAGCCAAGGCAGACGCTTTGGAGTTGAGCAGAGAGATTGCTAGGCTCGTCGATTGCGAGCCCTTGCAAGTTCACCTCAAAGGCATTACTTACTACAATAAAGACAAGTTCTTCAGGCACAACAATGGCATGTTCTACAACTCAAACGGCACAGGCTTTGAAATCAACATCAAGCCGATTCTGAATGAGCATGTAGACCTTGATGGAATTGATCCGTTTAAAGAACTCATCTTGAGGTGTTATCTTCAACTTTGTTCTGACGTTGTTCTCGGCTATGCTCAATATGAGCATATTCAGCCGGTTCTTGCGCGGGCGAAGTCTTCAATTACAGCGCTACGCAACGTGTTGGAAATCGTAGATGTTCCACCGCCAGGGCATCTATTGCACGTCATCTCTCTCAAGAAGTGCAAGAACGAGATCAAGAAAATTTTGCCGCTACTCATTGCTAAAAATTTTTACATCAATCACAAAAACTTTGAAAATCTTAAGAGCCCGCCTACCCGCACTTTACATATCATCATTGATGAGGCTCATAACATTCTCTCCGATCAATCCACGCGAGAGCATGAAATATGGAAAGACTATCGGCTTGAGTTGTTTGAAGAAATAATCAAGGAGGGCCGAAAGTACGGGGTTTACTTGACGCTGTCCAGCCAGCGCCCAGCAGATATTTCACCCACTATCGTTTCACAGATCCATAACTTTTTTATCCACCGCCTAGTCAACGAGCGCGACCTTATACTGCTAGATAACACCATCAGCACCCTTGATTCATCATCCAAGGCTTTGATACCCACCTTGGCCAAGGGATGCTGCGTGGTCACAGGGACCGCGTTTGACCTTCCCATGATTTTGAAGATCACCCCCCTATTGAAGGATCAGAGGCCCGCCAGTGACGATGTCAACCTTGAGGAGTTATGGGGTGCCCCGCTCGCCTGA
- a CDS encoding Hcp family type VI secretion system effector: MDAIILDLGSDVKGDSLLEGFKDKIEIMSYSHNVAMQVTDDQSNTERTSGRPHIGEFTLTKFVDSSTPTLNQLCTNGGHLSEAKITVTRNSAVAADAPLMACITYTLSNVIISNLSVSCGTGGKPVETISLNFTKIKWELTAQKLDGNKEGVSAATFDIVANKKV, from the coding sequence ATGGACGCCATCATTCTGGACTTGGGCAGCGACGTCAAAGGCGATAGCCTGCTTGAGGGCTTCAAGGACAAGATCGAGATCATGTCTTACAGCCACAACGTGGCGATGCAGGTCACCGATGACCAAAGCAACACCGAGCGAACATCCGGCAGGCCACACATCGGTGAATTCACGCTGACGAAGTTCGTGGACTCATCGACGCCAACCTTGAATCAGCTATGCACAAACGGTGGTCATCTGTCAGAAGCCAAGATCACCGTTACACGCAACTCTGCAGTTGCGGCTGATGCGCCGCTGATGGCCTGCATCACGTACACGCTGAGCAACGTCATCATCTCCAACCTCAGTGTCAGTTGCGGCACGGGCGGCAAGCCTGTCGAGACCATCTCCTTGAATTTCACCAAGATCAAGTGGGAACTCACCGCACAGAAGCTTGATGGCAACAAGGAGGGCGTCTCGGCGGCCACTTTTGACATCGTCGCCAACAAGAAGGTCTAG
- a CDS encoding DUF3800 domain-containing protein, with translation MHIIQADDLRSHYANPSWDQPLRLYYDETNNIRRLTLSEVGLNNSPDRMFALAGIALMPGKEIVGWDALRKQMGIQVSATEIKYKHVAPPEYEGALASERLTSFLEWLTESETLIHYSVLDVLFWSVLDIIESLMVDERVNINEVHMELKNELVFAVKIDPKAFMTLVHGFGYPNIKRADVPAFLKCVLAFVERRLPKNRNLATQALKKLLRGAAKLPRVELTFLHDNEPGELIADFSLHFMHVLCKFKQASHVLDRETNIERILQRVEIRNGERRLNYRFSDSKIEIGIQASDVIAGLIGRHFTYVLGHSVSELKQALDRFSERQHKNLSLLRGLIDASDSYSNGLLHAVQPLDTGLKNDMFLHGRPVPDFLD, from the coding sequence ATGCACATCATCCAAGCAGACGACCTGCGCAGCCATTATGCGAACCCCAGCTGGGATCAGCCTCTGCGGCTGTACTACGATGAGACCAACAACATCAGGCGGCTCACGCTGTCGGAGGTTGGGTTGAACAATAGCCCGGACAGGATGTTCGCGCTGGCTGGGATCGCGTTGATGCCTGGTAAAGAGATCGTTGGCTGGGATGCGTTGCGCAAGCAGATGGGAATCCAGGTCAGCGCAACCGAGATCAAGTACAAGCATGTGGCGCCACCAGAGTACGAGGGTGCGCTGGCCTCAGAGAGGTTGACGTCGTTCCTGGAATGGCTGACCGAGTCGGAGACGCTCATCCACTACTCCGTTCTCGATGTGCTGTTCTGGTCGGTACTGGACATCATCGAGTCCTTGATGGTTGACGAACGAGTCAACATCAACGAAGTGCACATGGAGCTTAAGAACGAACTCGTCTTCGCCGTCAAGATCGACCCCAAAGCTTTTATGACCTTGGTTCACGGATTCGGATATCCGAATATCAAGCGTGCAGACGTCCCAGCGTTTCTGAAATGCGTCCTAGCGTTTGTCGAACGAAGGCTCCCGAAAAACCGCAACCTTGCCACTCAAGCACTCAAGAAGCTGCTGCGCGGTGCTGCAAAGTTGCCGCGAGTAGAGCTGACCTTTCTCCACGACAACGAGCCCGGCGAACTGATTGCCGACTTCTCCTTACATTTCATGCACGTGCTGTGCAAATTCAAGCAAGCGTCTCACGTCTTGGATCGCGAGACGAACATTGAGCGGATCTTGCAAAGGGTCGAGATCCGGAATGGGGAGCGTCGCCTTAACTATCGATTTTCTGATTCGAAGATCGAGATCGGCATTCAAGCCTCGGATGTGATTGCGGGGTTGATCGGTCGGCACTTCACATACGTCCTAGGCCACTCGGTGTCGGAGCTTAAACAAGCTCTTGATAGATTCTCCGAGCGCCAGCACAAGAATCTCAGCCTGTTGCGCGGACTCATCGACGCCTCTGATTCGTACAGCAACGGCCTTCTACACGCTGTTCAGCCATTGGACACCGGGTTGAAGAACGACATGTTCCTGCATGGCCGGCCGGTCCCTGATTTTCTGGACTGA
- the tssC gene encoding type VI secretion system contractile sheath large subunit, whose translation MVTEQAPKSASGGQTSSTNLLDQILKSMGADIAEKKQRANTLIELFKEQAIQHSSSDQYGTVKSATVQIEKWIESIDRKISERLNEILHNSDFRELEATWRGLHYLVMNTETSSRLKIRVLDVSKDDLRKDLEEAIEVDQSALFKKVYEAEYGTFGGTPYSLLIGDYKFGRSNDDVAMLTNLSKVAATAHAPFISSADPALFDMTSFEDLSKPRDLAKSFESTELIAWREFRDTEDSRYVCLTLPRFLLRPPYGPDTRPTEGMSFTEDVNFSKVNDTDPVQPGKDHEKYLWGNSAYALGQRITNAYALYGWCAAIRGVEGGGVVGGLPVHTFKTERGDMGLKCPTETPITDRREKELDSQGFLALCYKKESDMAVFFGAQTTNKPRIYFNAQANANARISGLLPYVLAASRFAHYLKVIMRDKIGSFMTRENVESYLNNWIANYVLINDNAPQDLKAQYPLREARIDVTEDLSKPGVYNATVFLRPHFQLEELTASIRLVASLPPAVSA comes from the coding sequence ATGGTAACGGAACAAGCACCCAAAAGCGCGAGTGGGGGTCAAACAAGCAGCACGAATTTGCTTGACCAGATCTTGAAAAGCATGGGCGCTGACATCGCAGAGAAAAAACAGAGAGCCAATACGCTGATCGAATTGTTCAAGGAACAAGCCATACAGCATTCCTCGTCGGATCAATACGGTACGGTCAAGTCAGCCACGGTACAAATCGAAAAGTGGATCGAATCGATCGACAGAAAGATTTCCGAGCGACTCAACGAGATCTTGCACAACAGCGACTTTCGTGAACTTGAGGCAACTTGGCGCGGCTTGCATTACCTGGTGATGAATACCGAAACAAGCAGCCGCCTGAAGATCCGTGTGCTGGACGTCTCCAAAGACGACTTGCGCAAGGACCTCGAAGAAGCCATCGAGGTCGATCAAAGCGCGTTGTTCAAGAAGGTTTATGAGGCTGAGTACGGCACCTTCGGCGGCACGCCCTATTCATTGCTCATTGGTGACTACAAGTTTGGCCGGTCTAACGACGACGTGGCCATGCTGACCAACCTGTCCAAGGTCGCAGCCACGGCACACGCGCCGTTCATTTCGTCAGCAGATCCAGCGTTGTTTGATATGACGAGCTTCGAGGATTTGTCAAAGCCCCGCGATCTGGCTAAGTCGTTTGAAAGCACGGAGCTGATTGCCTGGCGGGAATTCAGAGACACCGAAGACTCTCGATACGTTTGTTTGACACTGCCCCGTTTCTTGTTGCGGCCACCTTATGGCCCCGACACCAGGCCAACAGAAGGCATGTCGTTTACCGAGGATGTCAACTTCTCTAAGGTAAACGACACGGACCCTGTGCAGCCAGGCAAAGATCACGAAAAATATCTCTGGGGCAACTCCGCCTATGCACTCGGGCAGCGCATCACCAACGCATACGCACTGTACGGTTGGTGTGCAGCCATTCGCGGGGTGGAGGGTGGAGGCGTGGTGGGCGGTTTGCCCGTGCACACGTTCAAAACGGAACGGGGTGACATGGGGCTCAAATGCCCCACCGAGACCCCGATCACGGACCGCCGCGAAAAGGAACTCGACTCGCAAGGCTTCCTCGCGCTTTGCTACAAGAAGGAAAGCGACATGGCCGTGTTCTTTGGTGCACAGACCACCAACAAGCCTCGCATTTACTTCAACGCGCAAGCCAACGCCAATGCGCGCATCTCTGGCTTGTTGCCGTACGTCCTGGCTGCTTCGCGCTTTGCGCACTACCTCAAGGTCATCATGCGCGACAAGATCGGCAGTTTCATGACCAGAGAGAACGTGGAAAGCTATTTGAACAACTGGATCGCCAACTACGTGCTCATCAACGATAACGCACCGCAAGACCTCAAAGCGCAGTACCCGCTTCGCGAAGCCCGCATCGACGTCACGGAAGATTTGAGCAAACCAGGTGTCTACAACGCCACCGTGTTCTTGCGTCCGCACTTTCAGCTGGAAGAGTTGACCGCGTCCATTCGACTTGTGGCTTCACTGCCGCCTGCCGTCAGCGCTTGA
- a CDS encoding DUF5655 domain-containing protein: MSDIKLFRLQAGQATELQGEASDLEKPLQTLIESNLGPLLRIRFLATEYATGRTHAGRIDTLGLDENHCPVILEYKRSLGENVINQGLFYLDWLMDHKAEFELLVMKTLGSAAAEQIDWTAPRLVCIAADFTKYDSHAVQQINRNIELIRYRRFGEELLLLEQANAPGTAAPIKKPAKVSSKTAPDKDAAVPPAKVTTGTDKSYAEWLTTLSAPLLELLTSLEGYVLSLGDDVQRKELKLYVAYKRLKNFATVVPQKSRLLLYLHLSPDQLDPLPPNARDVSQQGHWGTGDLELSLAVTADLDAVKGLILRAYEGRAVVVAQPTGNVLNMSD; this comes from the coding sequence ATGAGCGACATCAAGCTCTTCCGCCTGCAAGCCGGCCAGGCCACCGAGCTGCAGGGCGAGGCATCCGACCTCGAAAAGCCCTTGCAGACGCTGATCGAGAGCAACCTCGGCCCGCTGCTGCGCATCCGTTTCCTCGCCACCGAGTACGCCACTGGCCGCACCCACGCCGGCCGCATCGACACCCTCGGCCTCGACGAAAACCACTGCCCGGTCATCCTCGAATACAAGCGCTCCCTCGGCGAGAACGTCATCAACCAGGGCCTGTTCTACCTCGACTGGCTTATGGACCACAAAGCCGAGTTCGAGCTGCTGGTGATGAAGACCCTGGGCAGCGCCGCCGCCGAACAGATCGACTGGACCGCCCCACGGCTGGTCTGCATCGCCGCCGACTTCACCAAGTACGATAGCCACGCCGTCCAGCAGATCAACCGCAACATCGAGCTGATCCGCTACCGCCGTTTCGGCGAAGAGCTGTTGCTGCTGGAGCAGGCCAACGCGCCAGGGACCGCCGCGCCGATCAAGAAGCCCGCCAAGGTCAGCAGCAAGACCGCGCCCGACAAGGATGCGGCCGTGCCACCGGCCAAGGTCACCACCGGTACCGACAAGAGCTACGCAGAGTGGCTGACCACCTTGTCGGCGCCACTGCTGGAGCTGCTGACCTCGCTGGAAGGCTACGTCCTGTCGCTCGGCGACGATGTCCAGCGCAAGGAACTCAAGCTCTATGTGGCCTACAAACGCCTGAAGAACTTCGCCACTGTCGTGCCGCAGAAGAGCCGCTTGCTGCTTTACCTGCATCTGTCGCCTGACCAGTTGGATCCGCTGCCGCCCAACGCGCGTGACGTCAGCCAGCAGGGGCATTGGGGTACCGGTGATCTGGAGCTTTCGCTGGCGGTCACGGCTGACCTAGATGCGGTCAAGGGGCTGATTCTGCGGGCGTATGAGGGGCGGGCGGTTGTAGTCGCTCAACCAACGGGGAACGTGCTCAATATGTCGGACTGA
- a CDS encoding class I SAM-dependent DNA methyltransferase, translating to MTQNDIVQKLWNLCDVLRDDGINYSDYVTELVLLLFIKMEQENADNGVLQAHKLPEFARWKTLLGLSGLNLLNHYRSALLQLSQSTDPLIAAIYADAQTRLKEARHLEQLIKSLEGIDWFSAAKDGLGDLYEGLLEKNASETKSGAGQYFTPRPLIDSIVHLMQPQPGETIQDPAAGTAGFLIAADRYMREHTDDYFDLNERERAFQRNRAFLGMELVSGTRRLALMNCLLHGMEGDDAGVVHLGNTLGSAGAGLPRSDIILSNPPFGTAKGGGGPTRDDLTYQTSNKQLAFVQHIVRHLKDDGRAAVVLPDNVLFEAGVGAEIRRDLMDKCRLHTILRLPTGIFYAQGVKTNVLFFHKIGQAATGSTDEVWVYDMRANAPKFGKRTPLTRAHFAEFEAVFGEDCNGFSPRTDQGESGRWRRFSREEVRARGDSLDISWLKDDNAEDAADLPEPAVLAREAMDELNGALEELEAILAELGEEISA from the coding sequence ATGACCCAGAACGACATCGTCCAGAAGCTGTGGAACCTCTGCGACGTGCTGCGCGACGACGGCATCAACTACAGCGACTACGTGACCGAGCTGGTGCTGCTGCTGTTCATCAAGATGGAGCAGGAGAACGCGGACAACGGCGTGCTGCAGGCGCACAAGCTGCCGGAGTTCGCGCGCTGGAAGACGCTGCTGGGCCTGAGCGGGCTGAACCTGCTGAACCACTACCGCAGCGCGCTGCTGCAGTTGAGCCAGAGCACTGATCCGCTGATCGCCGCGATCTACGCCGACGCGCAGACCCGGCTGAAGGAGGCGCGGCACCTGGAGCAGCTCATCAAGAGCCTGGAAGGCATCGACTGGTTCAGCGCGGCCAAGGACGGGCTGGGCGATCTGTACGAAGGGCTGCTGGAGAAGAACGCCAGCGAGACCAAGAGCGGCGCGGGCCAGTATTTCACCCCCCGGCCGCTGATCGACAGCATCGTCCACCTGATGCAGCCGCAGCCGGGCGAGACGATCCAGGATCCGGCGGCGGGCACGGCGGGTTTCCTGATCGCGGCCGACCGCTACATGCGCGAGCACACCGACGACTACTTCGACCTGAACGAGCGCGAGCGGGCGTTCCAGCGTAACCGGGCCTTCCTTGGCATGGAGCTGGTGTCGGGCACGCGGCGGCTGGCGTTGATGAACTGCCTGCTGCACGGCATGGAGGGCGATGACGCTGGGGTGGTTCACCTGGGCAACACGCTGGGCAGTGCGGGGGCGGGCTTGCCCAGGAGCGACATCATCCTGAGCAACCCGCCGTTCGGCACGGCCAAGGGCGGCGGCGGGCCGACGCGCGATGACCTGACCTACCAGACCAGCAACAAGCAGCTCGCGTTCGTGCAGCACATCGTGCGGCACCTGAAGGACGACGGGCGGGCGGCGGTGGTGCTGCCGGACAACGTGCTCTTCGAGGCGGGGGTAGGGGCGGAGATCCGGCGCGACCTGATGGACAAGTGCCGGCTGCACACGATCCTGCGGCTGCCGACGGGGATCTTCTACGCGCAGGGCGTGAAGACCAACGTGCTGTTTTTCCACAAGATCGGGCAGGCGGCCACGGGCAGCACGGACGAGGTCTGGGTCTACGACATGCGGGCGAACGCGCCCAAGTTCGGCAAGCGCACGCCGCTGACGCGGGCGCACTTCGCCGAGTTCGAGGCGGTGTTCGGTGAGGACTGCAACGGCTTCAGTCCACGCACGGACCAGGGTGAGTCGGGGCGCTGGCGTCGGTTCAGCCGCGAGGAGGTGCGGGCGCGTGGCGACAGCCTGGACATCAGTTGGCTGAAGGACGACAACGCCGAGGATGCCGCCGACCTGCCGGAGCCGGCCGTGCTGGCGCGGGAGGCGATGGACGAGCTGAACGGGGCGCTCGAAGAACTCGAAGCGATCTTGGCGGAGCTGGGTGAGGAGATTTCAGCGTGA
- a CDS encoding restriction endonuclease subunit S has protein sequence MKNWTSAKLADVCTLITDGTHHSPVNLSTGAYKYVTAKNIRRWGLDISNITYVDEATHNEIYSRCPAEYGDVLYIKDGVTTGIAALNTLREPFSMLSSVALLKPIPGILNSSYLKHWLNSPIAYKSMTGEMTGTAIKRLVLKQIRETQIAIAPQPEQTRIAEKLDTVLTRVDACRDRLARVVPLLKRFRQSVLAAATSGRLTEDWEDGNGRTDWMTTKVESVSHVGTGSTPLRSNTDYFSLTGVPWITSGATSQELILSCDEYVTQQAITDHRLKIYPAGTLLVAMYGEGKTRGQVSELGIPATINQACAAVVVDPKKALVKYVKLALQANYLEMRVLAEGGNQPNLNLSKVKEFPLNMPGIAEQTEIVRRVETLFAFADRLEARLKTAQTAADRLTPALLAKAFRGELVPQDPNDEPAAELLKRLATSRDAAPKAKRGRRSATADTTS, from the coding sequence GTGAAAAACTGGACCTCTGCCAAGCTCGCTGATGTTTGCACGCTCATCACAGACGGTACCCATCATTCCCCGGTCAATCTCTCTACTGGTGCGTACAAGTATGTGACTGCCAAGAATATTCGGCGATGGGGTCTAGATATTTCAAATATCACCTACGTTGATGAGGCGACGCACAACGAGATATATTCACGTTGCCCGGCCGAGTACGGTGATGTTCTTTACATCAAGGATGGTGTGACCACTGGGATAGCGGCGCTTAATACGTTGCGAGAGCCATTTTCAATGCTGTCGAGTGTGGCGTTGTTGAAACCAATTCCTGGCATTCTCAACTCTTCATATTTGAAGCATTGGCTAAATAGCCCGATCGCGTACAAATCCATGACTGGTGAGATGACCGGCACGGCAATAAAACGCTTGGTGTTGAAGCAGATCCGTGAAACGCAGATTGCGATTGCACCCCAACCCGAACAAACCCGCATCGCCGAAAAACTCGACACCGTCCTCACCCGCGTGGACGCCTGCCGCGACCGCCTCGCCCGCGTCGTGCCCTTGCTCAAGCGCTTCCGGCAATCGGTGCTGGCGGCGGCGACTTCAGGGCGGTTGACGGAGGATTGGGAAGATGGAAATGGCCGAACGGATTGGATGACGACTAAAGTAGAGTCAGTTTCCCATGTTGGGACGGGCTCAACGCCACTTAGATCTAACACAGATTATTTTTCCCTCACAGGTGTGCCGTGGATTACCAGCGGTGCAACTAGCCAAGAGTTGATCCTCTCATGCGATGAGTACGTTACTCAGCAAGCTATCACAGATCATCGCTTAAAAATTTATCCTGCTGGAACGCTTCTTGTCGCGATGTACGGAGAGGGCAAAACTCGCGGACAAGTGAGTGAACTCGGGATTCCGGCGACGATTAACCAAGCATGTGCAGCGGTTGTTGTCGATCCAAAGAAAGCCTTGGTTAAATACGTCAAGCTGGCGTTGCAGGCGAACTATCTTGAAATGCGGGTGCTAGCCGAAGGGGGGAATCAACCGAACTTAAATCTCTCCAAGGTTAAGGAGTTCCCGTTGAATATGCCAGGCATTGCTGAACAAACCGAAATCGTCCGCCGCGTCGAAACCCTGTTCGCCTTCGCCGATCGCCTCGAAGCCCGTCTGAAGACCGCTCAGACCGCTGCCGACCGCCTAACCCCCGCGCTGCTGGCCAAGGCATTCCGGGGCGAACTGGTGCCGCAGGATCCGAACGACGAACCGGCGGCCGAGTTGCTCAAGCGCCTGGCCACCAGCCGCGACGCCGCCCCCAAGGCCAAGCGAGGCCGCCGCAGCGCCACCGCCGACACCACGTCATGA
- a CDS encoding type VI secretion system contractile sheath small subunit produces MPKECTQHWLRRNRPPRVQITYDVETGGAMEKRELPLLVGVLADLSRRSTENRLLTLAGRHFVEIDRDNFDEVMAKVAPAVEVNKVTFTFSKIEQFTPVSAVLYADQPVVSTDASFDEKKAAEEVIHHAHLVNQDPVLRDFFTKRQLLRDLMIKLDGNESLDANFLQLLSESSQPGAS; encoded by the coding sequence ATGCCCAAAGAATGCACCCAGCATTGGTTGCGTCGCAACCGCCCACCCAGGGTTCAAATCACGTACGACGTGGAAACGGGTGGGGCCATGGAGAAGCGCGAATTGCCGCTTCTGGTTGGCGTCCTCGCTGACCTGTCACGCAGGTCGACGGAAAACCGTTTGCTTACGCTGGCTGGTCGTCACTTTGTAGAGATTGATCGCGACAACTTTGATGAGGTCATGGCCAAAGTCGCGCCAGCGGTCGAGGTCAACAAAGTGACCTTCACCTTTTCCAAGATTGAACAATTCACCCCGGTAAGTGCCGTGCTTTACGCGGATCAGCCAGTTGTGTCCACGGATGCAAGTTTCGATGAAAAGAAGGCGGCAGAAGAAGTTATTCATCACGCACACCTCGTCAACCAGGACCCTGTGTTGCGTGACTTCTTTACCAAAAGGCAGTTGCTGCGTGACCTGATGATCAAGCTGGACGGCAATGAATCTCTCGATGCGAATTTCCTTCAGTTGCTGAGTGAATCTAGCCAGCCAGGAGCGTCTTAA